The proteins below are encoded in one region of Candidatus Amarolinea dominans:
- a CDS encoding metallophosphoesterase — protein MRILVVSDEVEPHLYGPGAFKLQSTTDVLISCGDLPFYYLEYLASTLNVPSYFVFGNHGFELEQRADEVGIAQPRVGTNLHGITVNEHGLLLAGLEGCMRYNPSAWFQYSENDMWLQALNLAPRLMMNRLRYGRYLDVLVTHAPAFGIHDQPDRAHTGFKSFLWLLRTFRPRYLLHGHIHVYNRNQVVATRYHQTDVINVYPHRVIEV, from the coding sequence ATGCGCATTTTGGTTGTCAGCGATGAAGTTGAGCCGCATCTGTACGGCCCGGGAGCATTCAAGCTACAGAGCACCACAGATGTTCTGATCAGTTGTGGTGACCTTCCATTCTATTACCTGGAATACCTGGCTAGCACCCTGAATGTCCCCAGCTATTTCGTCTTTGGCAACCACGGCTTCGAGTTGGAGCAGCGCGCCGACGAGGTCGGCATTGCGCAGCCCCGTGTGGGCACCAACCTGCACGGCATCACCGTCAACGAACATGGCCTGTTGCTGGCCGGCCTGGAAGGATGCATGCGCTACAACCCCAGTGCGTGGTTCCAGTACAGCGAAAACGACATGTGGCTGCAGGCGTTGAACCTGGCGCCCCGGCTGATGATGAATCGCCTGCGTTACGGGCGCTATCTTGATGTGCTGGTGACCCATGCGCCGGCCTTTGGCATACACGATCAGCCCGACCGGGCGCACACCGGTTTCAAGAGTTTTCTGTGGCTGCTGCGCACCTTTCGCCCGCGCTACCTGCTGCACGGCCACATTCATGTGTACAATCGTAATCAAGTGGTGGCGACACGCTACCATCAGACCGATGTCATCAATGTCTACCCGCACCGGGTCATTGAGGTTTGA
- a CDS encoding NACHT domain-containing protein: MPCREARRPSNAAPGGRQAAKLYEEQRRRYLQRIAADLRFLPLTAVDIKAASAETPAEERLPLADVYVALDTKTRVPTEDPSGRKRGQEEMLGRPDERPWSALEAVAQTPRLVLVGEPGGGKSTFVNHLAYCLANAALDARGGWLERLPTWPADASQVLPVPVTLRYLAAWLSKATDPPPKTGLLLAYLASWLGENGLGDCLEFLTDHLQDGAAILLLDGLDEVPVQAAVLGRIKEMINDLPIAYPSLRVVVTCRVLSYQDRRWHLSDTLWPTVVELAPLDEEKIDAFISAWYRQLAVMRERTPDEAQTSAAKLSRAVRREDLRRLARNPLLLTTMAVVHTRRDELPDARVLLYRDVVDLLLSRWEAVKLKGDAGGQTTWRRLLAEAGLQDIDVQQTLWRLAYDVHAHLPQEADREATADVTMSDLVAALADLHPQKSKDWAEQVVAVMNERAGLLVEVVPGQLYRFPHRTFQEYLAACHLSRQRDFVSETVKLAATASFWREVILLAVGIQVQDGRDEPLLLVDELCPKTPPADDAAWRQAWLAGQALLDFGLGRAQRRALGPELIERVRQRLTDLITHDRLTPRERAEAGSVLSALGDPRLRCAAARAGRRVYDGEQRSSMTTRNRRIRSGWVIFVSAPIRSPMRSTRSLSWRPTTSRRFTGGGRARRSNCAIILWCMSVGMTPTPTAPGAAGRRGVSCVCPPRRSGRRLPAARMAAPGRGVIPSTL; this comes from the coding sequence TTGCCGTGCCGGGAGGCGCGGCGCCCATCCAACGCTGCGCCCGGCGGTCGCCAGGCCGCCAAGCTGTATGAGGAGCAGCGCCGGCGCTACCTTCAGCGCATCGCGGCCGATCTGCGCTTCTTGCCGCTGACCGCGGTGGACATCAAGGCGGCCAGCGCGGAGACGCCGGCGGAAGAACGCCTGCCGCTGGCCGATGTCTACGTGGCGCTCGATACCAAGACCCGCGTGCCGACCGAAGACCCTTCCGGCCGTAAGCGCGGCCAGGAGGAGATGCTGGGCCGGCCGGATGAGCGCCCCTGGTCCGCGCTGGAGGCCGTGGCGCAGACCCCGCGCCTGGTGTTGGTGGGCGAGCCGGGCGGCGGCAAATCCACCTTTGTCAATCACCTGGCTTACTGCCTGGCCAATGCCGCGCTGGACGCCCGCGGCGGCTGGCTGGAGCGCTTGCCCACCTGGCCGGCCGACGCCAGCCAGGTGCTGCCTGTGCCGGTGACGCTGCGCTACCTGGCGGCCTGGCTGAGCAAGGCGACCGATCCCCCACCGAAAACCGGCCTGCTGCTCGCCTATCTCGCATCCTGGCTGGGCGAGAATGGCCTGGGCGACTGCCTTGAGTTTTTGACCGATCATCTGCAGGACGGCGCCGCCATCTTGCTCCTGGATGGCCTGGACGAGGTGCCTGTCCAGGCGGCCGTGCTGGGGCGCATCAAAGAGATGATCAACGACCTGCCCATCGCCTACCCAAGCCTGCGCGTGGTTGTGACCTGCCGCGTCTTGAGCTACCAGGACAGGCGCTGGCATTTGTCCGACACCCTCTGGCCCACAGTGGTGGAGCTGGCGCCGTTGGACGAGGAGAAGATTGACGCCTTCATCTCGGCCTGGTATCGCCAGTTGGCGGTGATGCGCGAGCGCACACCCGACGAGGCCCAGACCTCAGCCGCCAAGCTGAGCCGCGCGGTGCGCCGTGAGGACTTACGCCGGCTGGCGCGCAATCCGCTGCTGCTGACCACGATGGCCGTGGTGCATACGCGCAGGGACGAGCTGCCCGACGCGCGTGTGCTGCTCTACCGAGACGTGGTTGACCTGCTGCTCTCGCGCTGGGAGGCGGTCAAGCTGAAGGGCGACGCCGGTGGACAAACGACCTGGCGCCGCCTGCTGGCTGAGGCCGGTCTGCAGGACATTGATGTGCAGCAAACGCTCTGGCGCCTGGCCTACGACGTACATGCCCATTTGCCGCAAGAGGCCGATCGTGAGGCCACGGCCGACGTGACCATGAGCGACCTGGTCGCGGCCCTGGCCGATCTGCACCCGCAGAAGAGCAAGGATTGGGCCGAGCAGGTGGTGGCGGTGATGAACGAGCGTGCGGGCCTGCTAGTGGAGGTGGTGCCGGGCCAGCTCTATCGTTTTCCGCATCGCACCTTCCAGGAATACCTGGCCGCCTGCCATCTCAGCCGCCAACGCGACTTCGTGAGCGAGACCGTGAAACTGGCCGCGACCGCCAGCTTCTGGCGCGAAGTGATCCTCCTGGCGGTCGGCATCCAGGTACAGGATGGTCGCGACGAGCCGCTGCTCCTGGTGGACGAACTGTGCCCCAAGACCCCGCCGGCGGATGATGCGGCCTGGCGGCAGGCCTGGCTGGCCGGACAGGCGCTGCTGGACTTTGGCCTGGGCCGCGCGCAGCGGCGCGCGCTCGGCCCTGAGCTGATCGAACGCGTGCGCCAGCGCCTGACCGATCTCATCACGCACGACCGCCTCACCCCGCGTGAACGGGCCGAAGCCGGCTCCGTGCTCAGCGCGTTGGGCGATCCGCGACTTCGATGTGCTGCTGCCCGTGCCGGCCGGCGAGTTTACGATGGGGAGCAACGATCGTCAATGACAACGAGAAACCGGCGCATCCGGTCTGGGTGGGTGATTTTCGTATCGGCGCCTATCCGGTCACCAATGCGCAGTACGAGGAGTTTGTCCTGGCGACCCACCACGAGCCGCCGGTTCACTGGCGGGGGCCGCGCGCGCCGATCGAACTGCGCAATCATCCTGTGGTGTATGTCGGTTGGGATGACGCCAACGCCTACTGCGCCTGGCGCAGCCGGCAGGAGGGGCGTGAGCTGCGTCTGCCCACCGAGGCGGAGTGGGAGAAGGCTGCCCGCGGCACGGATGGCCGCACCTGGCCGTGGGGTAATACCTTCGACGCTATGA
- a CDS encoding proline--tRNA ligase codes for MAEELRITPRGEDYSRWYTDVVLRADLADYSPVKGCMVIKPYGYTLWEAIRDGLDRRFKETGHQNAYFPLLIPMSFLQKEAEHVEGFAPELAVVTHGGGKELEEPLVVRPTSETIIGHMYAQWIRSYRDLPVLINQWCNVVRWEMRTRLFLRTTEFLWQEGHTAHATYEEAEAETLQMLNVYADFAINDAAIPVIRGIKSAREKFAGADKSYTIEAMMGDKKALQSGTSHNLGQNFARAFNIQYLDKANQLQLCWTTSWGLSTRMVGAIVMTHGDDQGLVLPPKLAPYQAVIVPIWRKEQEQVLVTESAIALERELKAAGLRAKLDLRDNYSPGFKFNDWEMRGVPLRIEIGPRDVQNGQLVLARRDIPGREGKRSIERAGAAATVQQALTEIQANLLARATAFRDANIVDVSSYGELKEVLDGPGGFCRAWWDGSSEDEDRIKEETKATIRCFPLEQPEGSGTCFYTGRPAAKVALFGRAY; via the coding sequence ATGGCAGAAGAACTACGCATTACCCCGCGCGGGGAAGACTACTCGCGCTGGTACACCGATGTGGTGCTACGCGCCGACCTGGCCGATTACTCGCCGGTCAAAGGCTGCATGGTCATCAAACCCTACGGCTACACCCTGTGGGAAGCCATCCGCGATGGACTGGATCGCCGTTTCAAGGAAACCGGTCATCAGAACGCCTACTTCCCGCTCTTGATTCCCATGAGCTTTCTGCAAAAAGAAGCCGAGCACGTGGAAGGTTTCGCGCCCGAGCTGGCCGTGGTGACGCACGGCGGCGGCAAGGAGTTGGAGGAGCCGCTGGTGGTGCGCCCCACATCCGAAACGATCATCGGCCACATGTACGCACAGTGGATTCGCTCCTACCGCGACCTGCCGGTGCTCATCAACCAGTGGTGCAACGTGGTGCGCTGGGAGATGCGCACACGCCTCTTCTTGCGCACCACCGAGTTTCTGTGGCAGGAAGGACACACCGCGCACGCCACCTACGAAGAGGCGGAGGCGGAGACCCTGCAGATGCTCAATGTCTACGCGGACTTTGCCATCAACGACGCCGCGATTCCGGTCATCCGCGGCATCAAGTCGGCGCGAGAGAAGTTCGCCGGCGCGGACAAGTCCTACACGATCGAAGCGATGATGGGCGACAAGAAGGCGCTGCAATCGGGCACGTCGCACAACCTGGGACAGAACTTCGCCAGAGCGTTCAACATTCAATACCTGGACAAGGCCAACCAGTTGCAGCTCTGCTGGACCACCTCCTGGGGCCTGAGCACGCGCATGGTGGGCGCCATCGTCATGACGCACGGCGATGACCAGGGCCTGGTACTGCCGCCGAAGTTAGCGCCGTATCAGGCGGTCATCGTGCCGATCTGGCGCAAGGAGCAGGAGCAGGTGCTGGTGACTGAGTCAGCCATCGCGCTGGAGCGAGAGCTGAAGGCCGCGGGTCTGCGCGCCAAGCTCGATCTGCGCGACAACTACTCGCCCGGCTTCAAGTTCAACGACTGGGAGATGCGCGGCGTGCCGCTGCGCATCGAGATTGGGCCGCGCGATGTGCAGAACGGACAGCTCGTGCTGGCGCGGCGCGACATCCCCGGTCGTGAAGGCAAACGCAGCATCGAACGGGCCGGCGCCGCGGCCACCGTTCAGCAAGCCCTCACAGAGATTCAAGCCAACCTGCTGGCGCGCGCGACCGCCTTCCGCGACGCCAACATCGTGGATGTCAGCTCGTACGGAGAGTTGAAAGAAGTGCTGGATGGGCCGGGCGGTTTCTGTCGCGCCTGGTGGGACGGCAGCAGCGAGGATGAGGACCGCATCAAGGAAGAGACAAAGGCCACCATCCGCTGCTTCCCGCTGGAACAGCCAGAGGGGAGCGGAACCTGCTTCTACACCGGCCGGCCGGCGGCGAAGGTGGCGCTGTTTGGGCGGGCGTATTGA
- a CDS encoding acyl-CoA dehydrogenase family protein: MAGLDTQTLNMVLSTLQKYAERELTNAYLLELDYKDEFPHAVLEALYGDVGLHLLFIPEEFDGMGGGAYDIYRVSEVMASIDLGIATGVLATFLGSDPITVGGTPEQKTYWMGRIANEGLLVAYGATEPQAGSDLGSLKTKAEPVIEDGKVTGYRITGRKQWISNGGVAKVYTILANAPGGATWFVVEHDAEGFTKGKPEDKHGIRASNTAALFLDNVYVPADRLVGGVEGQGLIQAQAVFGYTRLMVAAFGLGGGWAALKRTIPYSQVRIQGGAPLSQKQGYTHKLIVPNAVRLEAARAYIEWTAERLDGGEPDLQTEGAVAKYLATEAGNKAAEDAIQAHGGYGYTKEYMVEKIKRDVKITTIYEGTSEIMEWTIARDRWQLHLKTRGAYYNDWAARLDKIQRTEPNNGAGTAALALRALAVVLERCRVDRLTRNQHILFRLGELIAYAETAAIFAERVQSHPTTAIPLDVTTRQAMARIHARDAALKVADDGLRWTIGAGQTDPNLAGSLNLPGIYQAQAGLIEDMDFVSKKLNEAFPAA; the protein is encoded by the coding sequence ATGGCCGGACTGGATACCCAAACCCTCAACATGGTGTTGTCCACGCTGCAAAAGTATGCGGAGCGTGAGCTGACCAATGCCTACTTGCTTGAGCTTGACTACAAGGACGAATTCCCTCATGCCGTTCTGGAAGCGCTCTATGGCGACGTGGGCCTGCATCTCCTCTTCATCCCCGAAGAGTTCGATGGCATGGGCGGCGGCGCCTATGACATCTACCGTGTCTCCGAGGTCATGGCCAGCATTGACCTGGGCATCGCGACCGGGGTGCTGGCCACTTTCCTGGGCAGCGACCCCATCACGGTGGGCGGCACGCCAGAGCAGAAAACCTACTGGATGGGCCGCATCGCGAACGAGGGTCTGCTGGTGGCCTATGGCGCGACCGAACCGCAGGCTGGCAGCGATCTCGGCTCGCTCAAAACCAAGGCCGAGCCGGTGATCGAAGACGGCAAGGTGACCGGTTATCGCATCACCGGCCGCAAGCAGTGGATCAGCAACGGCGGCGTCGCCAAAGTCTACACGATCCTGGCCAATGCGCCAGGCGGCGCAACCTGGTTTGTGGTGGAGCATGACGCCGAAGGCTTCACCAAGGGCAAACCGGAGGACAAGCACGGCATTCGCGCCAGCAACACGGCGGCGCTCTTCCTGGATAATGTGTATGTGCCAGCCGACCGCCTGGTGGGCGGGGTGGAAGGTCAGGGGTTGATCCAGGCGCAGGCGGTCTTTGGCTACACCCGCCTGATGGTGGCCGCGTTCGGTTTGGGCGGCGGCTGGGCCGCGCTCAAACGCACCATTCCCTACTCGCAGGTGCGCATTCAGGGCGGCGCGCCGCTCAGCCAGAAGCAGGGCTATACCCACAAGCTGATCGTGCCCAATGCGGTGCGCCTGGAAGCGGCTCGTGCCTACATCGAATGGACAGCCGAACGCCTCGATGGCGGCGAACCCGACCTGCAGACCGAAGGCGCGGTGGCGAAGTACCTGGCGACCGAGGCCGGCAATAAGGCGGCCGAAGATGCGATCCAGGCGCACGGCGGCTACGGCTACACCAAGGAATACATGGTGGAAAAGATCAAGCGCGATGTCAAGATCACCACCATCTACGAAGGCACCTCGGAAATCATGGAATGGACGATTGCCCGCGACCGCTGGCAGTTGCACCTGAAGACCCGCGGCGCCTACTACAACGACTGGGCTGCGCGCCTGGACAAAATTCAGCGCACTGAGCCGAACAACGGCGCAGGGACGGCCGCCCTGGCCCTGCGCGCGCTGGCCGTGGTGTTGGAACGCTGCCGCGTTGACCGCCTGACACGCAATCAGCACATCCTCTTTCGCCTGGGTGAATTGATCGCCTACGCGGAGACGGCCGCCATCTTCGCCGAGCGGGTGCAGTCGCATCCCACCACGGCTATCCCGCTGGATGTGACGACCCGCCAGGCCATGGCCCGTATCCATGCGCGTGACGCGGCGCTCAAGGTGGCGGATGACGGCTTGCGCTGGACCATCGGCGCGGGGCAGACCGACCCCAACCTGGCCGGATCGCTCAATTTGCCAGGCATCTACCAGGCGCAGGCGGGGCTGATCGAGGACATGGATTTCGTCAGCAAGAAGCTCAACGAGGCGTTTCCGGCCGCGTAA
- a CDS encoding LOG family protein, translated as MDTPTTVTIFGSSRCVAGAACYEEARLLGKLLARAGYAVATGGYNGTMEAASRGAAEAGGHVIGVTCDVFERHTTNAWVHEERRTADLMQRMTALADAGDAIVAVMGGVGTLAEVTYVWNLLQIGAMTPRPFLLLGDAWQPIIGAILAHSHIGSSVAALAEVVASPQEILTRLQATLPSPPRPLA; from the coding sequence ATGGATACACCGACAACCGTTACCATTTTTGGCAGTTCACGCTGCGTGGCCGGCGCGGCTTGTTACGAAGAAGCACGCCTGTTGGGCAAACTTCTGGCGCGGGCCGGTTACGCCGTGGCCACCGGCGGCTACAATGGCACCATGGAAGCGGCCAGTCGCGGCGCGGCTGAGGCCGGCGGTCATGTCATCGGCGTCACCTGCGATGTGTTCGAACGCCATACCACCAACGCCTGGGTGCATGAAGAACGTCGCACGGCTGATTTGATGCAGCGCATGACCGCCCTGGCCGACGCAGGCGATGCCATCGTCGCGGTGATGGGCGGCGTCGGCACCCTGGCCGAGGTCACCTACGTCTGGAACCTCCTCCAAATTGGGGCGATGACCCCGCGCCCCTTCCTGCTCCTGGGCGACGCCTGGCAGCCGATCATCGGCGCCATCCTCGCCCACAGCCATATCGGCTCGTCGGTCGCGGCCCTGGCCGAAGTCGTCGCCTCGCCCCAGGAAATCCTCACCCGCCTGCAAGCCACCCTCCCATCCCCGCCTCGCCCCCTGGCGTAG
- a CDS encoding SUMF1/EgtB/PvdO family nonheme iron enzyme, with protein sequence MGETGIGDTSPVGIFAAGRSPYEVFDMAGNVWQWTRSAWGEDWQKPEFGYPYRADDGREDQSRTNVHRVMRGGSFVSNVDPVRCAYRIGDPPGARNSNVGFRVVAPGL encoded by the coding sequence ATGGGTGAGACCGGCATCGGCGACACCAGCCCCGTAGGCATCTTTGCGGCCGGCCGCAGCCCTTATGAGGTCTTCGATATGGCCGGTAATGTTTGGCAGTGGACGCGCAGCGCGTGGGGCGAGGATTGGCAGAAGCCAGAGTTTGGCTATCCGTATCGGGCCGACGACGGGCGTGAGGATCAGAGTAGAACAAATGTTCATCGTGTGATGCGTGGCGGCTCTTTCGTCTCCAACGTTGACCCCGTGCGCTGCGCCTATCGTATCGGGGACCCGCCTGGCGCCCGTAACAGCAATGTGGGTTTCCGGGTGGTCGCCCCCGGCCTCTGA
- a CDS encoding nucleotidyltransferase domain-containing protein has translation MTQRLPIPPEKMAVYRATARQREQARRAAVEARRVCALALAQTASQLLKQQFGAQRVVLFGSILTPAFFHERSDIDLAVWGLNERLYLRALGRLLDLDPNFEFDLVEFEVVPPRLQASIQKEGQELILA, from the coding sequence ATGACGCAACGATTGCCAATTCCACCCGAAAAAATGGCCGTCTATCGGGCCACGGCTCGACAGCGCGAGCAGGCGCGACGAGCTGCGGTGGAAGCCCGCCGCGTTTGCGCCCTGGCCCTGGCGCAAACGGCCAGTCAGTTGCTCAAGCAACAGTTTGGCGCGCAGCGTGTGGTGTTGTTTGGCTCCATCCTGACGCCGGCGTTCTTTCACGAACGCTCTGATATTGATCTGGCGGTGTGGGGCCTGAACGAGCGCCTCTACCTGCGCGCCCTGGGCCGTCTGCTCGATCTCGATCCGAACTTCGAGTTCGACCTGGTCGAATTCGAGGTGGTTCCGCCGCGCCTGCAGGCATCTATACAGAAGGAGGGACAAGAACTGATTTTAGCGTAG